From a region of the Roseivirga sp. 4D4 genome:
- a CDS encoding (2Fe-2S)-binding protein yields MASYNIKINGKARAVEADADTPMLWVLRDELDMKGTKFGCGIGQCGACTVHLNGNAVRSCQIPVSAVGESDITTIEGLSEKGDHPLQEAWKEHDVPQCGYCQAGQIMNAAALLNKNSNPSYQEIEDATHGNICRCGTYNKIKAAISTAAEQL; encoded by the coding sequence ATGGCATCATATAATATAAAAATCAACGGAAAGGCTCGCGCTGTAGAAGCAGACGCTGATACCCCAATGCTCTGGGTACTCAGAGATGAGCTCGATATGAAAGGCACCAAGTTCGGCTGTGGTATTGGCCAATGTGGTGCATGCACGGTTCACCTTAATGGTAATGCCGTAAGGTCTTGCCAGATTCCTGTTTCGGCTGTTGGTGAAAGTGATATCACTACCATCGAAGGGCTCTCCGAAAAAGGAGATCATCCTCTTCAAGAAGCTTGGAAAGAACATGATGTACCACAGTGTGGCTATTGCCAGGCAGGTCAAATCATGAACGCTGCTGCACTGCTCAACAAGAATTCTAACCCTTCTTATCAGGAAATAGAAGATGCAACACATGGCAACATTTGCCGATGTGGGACTTACAATAAAATCAAGGC